From the genome of Thermoleophilia bacterium:
GAGATCTGCGCGCAGCGGCTACGCCGCGAGGGTTGGTGGATCCTCGAGCGGAACTGGCGGATCCGGGCCGGTGAGCTCGACCTGATCGTCCGCAAGGGCCCGGTCCTGGTGATCGTCGAGGTCAAGGCGACCCACACCGGCCTCTTCACCGGCCCGACCAGACCGGCTTTCGCGGTCGGCCCCAACAAGCAGCGGCGCCTGCGGCGGCTGGCTTCGGCCTGGATCGCCTCGAACGGCCGGCGGATCGCCTTCGAGGAAGTGCGCTTCGACGTGGTCGGGGTGCTGTTCAACCGGGATGGAACCCTGGCCGAGTACGACCACATCGAGAACGCGTTCTGACCCCTCGGGCGACTCAGGCGGCTTCGGCGCCGCGCCACTCACTGTAGGCCGGCGAATCGAATGAAAGGCGGTGGATCGGGGTCGGGCCGTTCGTCACGATCGCCTGCCGGTGCTCGTCGCTGGCGTA
Proteins encoded in this window:
- a CDS encoding YraN family protein codes for the protein MPKPRPAPRRPDPRRTTGRRAEEICAQRLRREGWWILERNWRIRAGELDLIVRKGPVLVIVEVKATHTGLFTGPTRPAFAVGPNKQRRLRRLASAWIASNGRRIAFEEVRFDVVGVLFNRDGTLAEYDHIENAF